CAGGGCGATCCTCGACACCGCGGTCGCGATGCTGGGGGAGATGCCGGTGGCACAGGTGAGCCTGAACGAACTGAGCCGCCGGGTGGGGCTCGCGAAGTCGAACGTGCTGCGCTACTTCGAGTCACGCGAGGCCGTCCTGCTGGAGCTGCTCTCCACCGCCTCGCAGGAGCTGATCGAGCACCTCGACACCGCGCTCCCCGCGGCCGTCGACGCCGCCGCCCCCGTCTCCGAGCGCACGGACCGGGTCGCCGCGGCCATGGCGCACGCCCTCGCCGAACGCCCCGTGCTGTGCGACCTGATCAGCGCTCAGGCGGCCGTCCTGGAGCGGAACGTGTCGACGCGGGTCGCCGCCGACTACAAGCGCGCCTCCATCGCCCACGCGTTCGCCCTGGCGCACCGGGTCCGGGTGCACGTACCCGAACTGGACGAGCGGGACGCCGTACGGTTCACCGCCGGGGCGCTCCTGATGACCACGGCCGCCTGGCCGCACTCGAATCCGTCGGCGGCCGTGCTCGAGGTGTATGAGTCCGACCCCGAACTGGCGGTCCTGCGCGTCGACTTCACGACGACCCTGCGCGAGTCGCTGGAAGCCCTGCTGTCCGGCCTGCTGGCACGGGCGTCGCGCTGATCGGCAAGAATTCACTCTCTACGATGCAACCCGCGGGTGGGTTCCGCGCGTAGAGATGATGACGGCACCGTGATCCACGGTGCCGTACTCGCATGTTCCGCTCTGCGAACGACCACGCAGCGCACGACCGATCACGACAGATCACGACCGATCGCGGGGAGAACCACACAGATGGCGGCAAGAATGATGGGCAGGGGTACGGCGAGGAGCACGGCGGCACTGGGGGCGGTGCTGCTGTCCGTGCTGGCGGTTCCGGCGCACGAGGCGACCGCGGCACCCGCCGACACCGACGACCGCGCCATGAGCGCGAGCCCGGCGGCGACGGAAGACCTGGCGGCGCCCGACGTGGCGGGGCTGCGCGAGGTGCTGCGGACGGCGCTGACGCAGGGGGCGCCCGGCGCCATGGCGCGGATCGACGACAACGGCACGGTCCACAAGGTCGCCGAGGGCGTCGCGGACCGGACCACCGGACGGGTCATCGACAACGCCGACCGCTTCCGCGTCGGCAGCGTCACCAAGAGCTTCACGGCCGTCGTCCTGCTGCAGCTCGTCGACGAGGGCGTGCTCTCCCTGGACACCTCGGTCAACACGTATCTCCCGGGCCTGCTGCCCGACGACGGCATCACGGTGCGCCATGTGCTGAGCCACCGCAGCGGGCTGTACGACTACACCAACGACATGTTCGCCGACACGGTCCCGGGCTTCGAGGCCGTACGCAACAAGGTGTTCAGCTACCAGGAGCTGGTGGACCTGTCCCTCAAGCAGCCCCTGGGCAACGCGCCGGGGGCCGCCTACTCGTACTCGAACACCAACTTCGTGGTGGGGGGCATGCTCATCGAGAA
This sequence is a window from Streptomyces ortus. Protein-coding genes within it:
- a CDS encoding serine hydrolase domain-containing protein; the encoded protein is MAARMMGRGTARSTAALGAVLLSVLAVPAHEATAAPADTDDRAMSASPAATEDLAAPDVAGLREVLRTALTQGAPGAMARIDDNGTVHKVAEGVADRTTGRVIDNADRFRVGSVTKSFTAVVLLQLVDEGVLSLDTSVNTYLPGLLPDDGITVRHVLSHRSGLYDYTNDMFADTVPGFEAVRNKVFSYQELVDLSLKQPLGNAPGAAYSYSNTNFVVGGMLIEKLTGKSVRSAYQSRIIKPLGLKDTSYVHPSTAIAGRHAKGYLPPDVADGTLVDSTEQTVSWAQSAGAVISSTRDLNTFFSAVLRGRLTSAAQLDQMQQWTPVNSTQGYGLGLRRRDLSCGVSVYGHTGTVQGYYTYSFTSKDGKRSVTALANTSNNGTVLNTMARTLESAFCGKPAKAAATRGQASVERYEDIAPDVALD
- a CDS encoding TetR/AcrR family transcriptional regulator: MADTFQRARSEEQRAVRRRAILDTAVAMLGEMPVAQVSLNELSRRVGLAKSNVLRYFESREAVLLELLSTASQELIEHLDTALPAAVDAAAPVSERTDRVAAAMAHALAERPVLCDLISAQAAVLERNVSTRVAADYKRASIAHAFALAHRVRVHVPELDERDAVRFTAGALLMTTAAWPHSNPSAAVLEVYESDPELAVLRVDFTTTLRESLEALLSGLLARASR